Genomic window (Rhododendron vialii isolate Sample 1 chromosome 4a, ASM3025357v1):
GTGAAAGATATCAGTTGTCGTGGCTAAATAAGGAAATAATGTGCTAATGAGTGGCGTTTGTGTGTGCGAGCCACAATTATGAAATTTTAAAGTTGTAATCGGTGAGCACGCTAGACAGCTctgaatataatattttatttttaatttacagTCCTGggagttttgaataaaaagaataatgataatatttttttgttgttttgtaatATCTAGGCCTGGGGTGATTTTTAAATCACTGGCCATGTCACGAATTTCTACCCATCGGATTTGGGTCATGACACTTTCATTCTCCAGTGGTACATTCTCCTTCTATTAATCCAGCTTCTAGTTCTTCTGTTAACACTaattcttctccttcttcttcttctcctagTATAGCTACAACTCCTATTGTTCCTCTTCACCCTATGCATACCAGGTCTAGATCTGGTATTTTTGTGCCCAAAATACCTTTTACTCTATCTATTCTTTCTCCTCCACTTTCTAAACCTTTATCTTTTAAAGAAGCTATTGTTTTTCCTGAATGACAGCAAGCAATGTCTGATGAATATTCTGCCCTTATTCAACAGGGCACCTGGTCTCTAGTACCACTTCCTTCTAATACTCCCACTATATATAGGTTGTAAGTGGATTTTTCGAATTAAACGGAATGCTGATGGTACTATTTCTAGatataaagctagacttgtagCTCAAGATTTTCAGCAAACAGAGGGTCTTGATTACAATGAAACGTTTAGTTCTGTTGTCAAACAACCTACTATAAAACTTGTGTTGTCCTTGGCTCTTCACTTTGGCTGGGAAGTACGACCGCTTGATGTCTCAAATGCATTCTTGCATGGTACCATTCAAGAGCATGTCTATCTTAGACAGCCTCAAGGCTATATATGTTACCCTCAGTTTTCTCATCATGTATGTAAACTTCACAAGGCTTTATATGGACTTAAGCAAGCCCTTACAGCTTGGTATATGTTGTTAACTAGTTTACTTAAGAAGGGTTTTAAAAACAGTTTGGCAGACTCTTCCTTGTTCATTCTCTCTCAGGGATCAGATCTTATGTATGTGTTagtctatgttgatgatatCTTGATCACCGGTAATAATCCATCTTTAGTGGCTCAAATCATTTAGAGTATGGGGTCAGATTTTGCTCTCAAAGATCTGGGTACTCTTCACTATTTTCTGGGTATTAAGGTGATATCTGTTTCTCAAGGTATTATGCTCTCTCAAGCTAAGTACACTCTGGATTTGATTAAAAAGGCAGGTATGACGGACTGTAGACCATGTgcctctccctcttctctcaAGTCTTCTCCACTCATGCCTGATGTCCCTTTTTCTAACCCAGAGTTCTATAGAACCTTGGTTGGTTCTTTACAATACTTGACATTAACTAGGCCTGAAATATCATTCTCTGTTAATGCTGTTTGTCAACACATGCATAATCCCCTAACAAGCCGCTTCACAGCTATTAAACATATCTTACGCTATCTTCGCGGTACAATTCATCAAGGTCTTCTTTTTACTAAAGGAGCTTTGCAGTTTTCTGCCTTCTCTGATGTTGACTGGGCAGGTAGTGCTACTGATAGACGGTCAACATGAGGATATTGTGTTTATTTTGGTTCCAATCTTATTTCTTAGTCTGCAAATAATAGGGGTGTGCAAGGGTCAGACGGGACCCGCACCCGTTTGAACCACATGTTCGCCCCCACCCaagacccttcgggtcgggttggtCGGGTTGctggttttttgcacacccctactgCCAAAAAAATAACCAACGGTTGCTCGATCTTCTACAGAGGCAGAGTATAAAGCCTTAGCCAATACAGCTGCTGAACTTGTTTGGTTGATGCAGTTACTTCAAGATTTGCATTTATCTACTTCTGTTCCTCCCCTTTTGCTATGGTGTGATAATGTTTCTGCTATCTCCTTAGCATCAAATCTTGTATTCCATGCCAGAACTTAGCATGTAGAGGTTGACTTTCCCTTTATTCGTGAGAAAGTTCTTCATCATCAATTGATTATCAAATATGTTCCCTCTTAGCATCAAGTTGCAAATATCTTTACAAAACCTCTTCCCATTGCTGGGTTCCAGTTTCTCAAGACCAAACTAATGCTGTCAGAACTTCCAGCATTAGTTTGTGGGGGTGTGTAATTAAGGGAGTTACACTTACCTACCACTCCAACTGTTGCTGTAACAACTAATGTTACAACTTTAATTACCTGATGATGATGGATGCTGACCTCAGCTTAGTGGCCAGCTCATCCCATTTAGTGCTTTGGCATTTTCTATTAATGATTTCTGTTATATGTAATCGTAGTTAGTTTGTGTAATTGTAGTTAGTTTGTTGAGATTACTCTTGGCTTTGTATAAAAGCATGCAGATCTAGGGTTTACTTTGTATTTGTAACATTGAAAACAATTGATTCATTCTATGAGAAAAGTATGTTCGGTTTACAAGACTCTTTAGCTAGGTGCATGATAGGTTggtttagtttgatttttttaccGAAATCGGTGATTAACATGTCCAATCACCGAACCGATCCGAAACCAACTCAAACTCATACCAACCAAAACCTTTCAGTCGCTGCAATTTAGTCTACAAGTGTGAAAATGAAGCTATTACTAGCCATTACGTACGAATCAAAACAAAATAGtgtactagctagctagtatgCTCTGtctttcaaatatatatatccctAAAGCCCCCATTAGATGATCACCATTAATCAAACAGTACTAAAATATCCTTCCTTCCTCTCATATATCCCGGCCCGCTGTATCTTTCTAGCATCACGTACTCTAGATATATCCAACAGCGTCGCGTAGTAGTTCAACGATCTAGTAGATTATTAAACCAAGGGCTAGCAATCAAACATAATATCCGTAGAGTTCAATCACAACAAATATTAAATGAAATGCAATTCAATTAGTGCTGACtgctattatatatatatagtacaataTTAGATTATTTTCGTAATTATATTGCGTTCAGTTTTAGTTCAGTTTGGTTAGATTATCGGTTGGGTTATTGGAAAGTCTCAGTTGGATTATCGGACACAAAACTTGCGCATTTTAAGTCAGTATTTTTTGAGCTCTCCTAGAAAGGCACTTTGGTCAATTCTAGGGTGCTCAGTTCCTTTGGATGTTCAACGAGGGTAAGGTTCACTTTGTTCTCTTTTGAATTCCACGGGTGTTTTGATCATTAATATCGGGTACCTCTTTGAGAGCGATGGATATAGCCTAATCTTTAA
Coding sequences:
- the LOC131323906 gene encoding uncharacterized mitochondrial protein AtMg00810-like; amino-acid sequence: MGSDFALKDLGTLHYFLGIKVISVSQGIMLSQAKYTLDLIKKAGMTDCRPCASPSSLKSSPLMPDVPFSNPEFYRTLVGSLQYLTLTRPEISFSVNAVCQHMHNPLTSRFTAIKHILRYLRGTIHQGLLFTKGALQFSAFSDVDWAGSATDRRST